A single Muntiacus reevesi chromosome 9, mMunRee1.1, whole genome shotgun sequence DNA region contains:
- the LOC136175480 gene encoding olfactory receptor 4A47-like — MEQRNNVTEFFLLGLTQSPQGQKILFVIFLLIYIVTMAGNLLIVLTVVVSPTLDAPMYFFLGSLSFMDAVYSTTFTPNMIINLLYEKRTISFQACMTQIFTGHLFGGAEILLLVFTAYDCYVAICKPLHYLTIMNQRVCVLLLLLAWAGGFLHAVLHPLFVYNLPFCGPNVMDHFVCDMYPLLKLACTDTQFIALTVLANDGAICMAIFTLLLISYAVILRSLENCNQDGRHKALSTCGSHITVVVLFFMPCIFMYVRPLSTLPIDKYLTVFYTIITPMLNPLIYTLRNGEMKNAMKKLWNRGKRRK; from the coding sequence ATGGAACAAAGGAACAATGTAACTGAATTTTTCCTCTTGGGGCTCACTCAGAGCCCCCAGGGTCAGAAAATACTATTTGTCATCTTCTTGCTCATCTACATTGTGACCATGGCGGGCAACCTACTCATTGTCCTGACTGTGGTGGTCAGTCCAACCCTGGATGCCCCTATGTACTTCTTTCTTGGCagcttatcatttatggatgcTGTTTATTCTACTACATTCACCCCAAATATGATTATAAACTTACTCTATGAGAAAAGAACCATCTCCTTCCAAGCTTGCATGACCCAGATTTTTACAGGGCActtatttggtggtgctgagattTTACTCCTGGTGTTCACGGCCTATGActgctacgtggccatctgcaagcccttgcATTATTTGACAATCATGAATCAGCGAGTGTGtgttctgcttctgcttctggcCTGGGCTGGTGGGTTTTTACATGCTGTCCTTCATCCTCTCTTTGTTTACAACctccccttctgtggccccaatgtcatggACCACTTTGTGTGTGACATGTACCCCTTGTTAAAACTAGCCTGCACTGACACCCAATTTATTGCCCTCACAGTCCTGGCCAATGACGGGGCCATCTGTATGGCCATCTTCACACTGTTACTCATCTCCTATGCGGTCATCCTGCGCTCCCTGGAGAATTGTAATCAAGACGGAAGGCACAAAGCCTtgtccacctgtggctcccacatcaccGTGGTGGTCCTCTTCTTCATGCcctgtatttttatgtatgtgagGCCTCTTTCTACTTTACCCATTGATAAATACTTGACTGTGTTTTACACCATTATCACCCCTATGTTGAACCCTCTAATCTATACACTGAGAAATGGTgagatgaaaaatgccatgaaaaagctctggaacagaggcaaaagaagaaaatga